From the genome of Immundisolibacter sp., one region includes:
- a CDS encoding PilN domain-containing protein codes for MSRVNLLPWRRVRRQRRQNEFLAMLGAGALAAVVMVVVWQLIALAAVGRQEDRNNILRGEIALLDIKIREIKDLQAQKAKLQARMDVIQELQVKRPMSVRLFDALARSTPEGAFLTNFVQRDSTLSLQGWAQSNARVSTYMHQLDDSEQFDPSTLLVARAGEYRGMHASQFELRVPQHVAKDEPAQ; via the coding sequence ATGTCTCGCGTTAACCTGCTGCCATGGCGGCGCGTGCGCAGGCAGCGCCGGCAGAACGAATTTCTGGCGATGCTCGGGGCCGGAGCGCTTGCCGCTGTCGTAATGGTGGTGGTGTGGCAATTGATCGCGTTGGCGGCGGTTGGCCGGCAGGAAGACAGGAACAACATCTTGCGTGGCGAGATTGCTCTCTTGGACATAAAAATCCGTGAGATTAAGGATCTGCAGGCACAAAAGGCAAAGCTGCAGGCAAGGATGGACGTGATCCAGGAATTGCAGGTCAAGCGCCCGATGTCGGTACGCCTTTTCGATGCCTTGGCGCGCAGCACGCCGGAAGGTGCATTTCTTACCAACTTCGTGCAGCGCGATTCGACCCTCAGCTTGCAGGGTTGGGCCCAGTCGAATGCACGCGTGTCCACCTACATGCATCAACTGGACGACTCCGAGCAGTTCGATCCTTCGACGTTGCTTGTTGCGCGCGCTGGCGAGTACCGCGGCATGCACGCGAGTCAGTTCGAGCTTCGGGTGCCGCAACACGTAGCCAAGGACGAGCCAGCGCAATGA
- the pilO gene encoding type 4a pilus biogenesis protein PilO — MTLDDLRKFDLRSLDVRDIDVRAAGEWPPAGKMFAIALVGLLILIAGYYFVISKTLEDLESRRQAEQQLRQQFVVKYRQAVNLDAYREQLVQLKESFETMRRQLPDSNEIANLLVEITQAGLGRGLEFKLFQPGEARPVGFYAELPISIEVTGTYHQLAEFASDVAGFPRIVTLHDLSLTPVGKDSNLLVMKGMAKTYQYQDEDKP; from the coding sequence ATGACTCTGGATGATCTTCGCAAGTTCGATCTTCGCAGTCTGGACGTGCGTGACATCGATGTGCGGGCGGCCGGGGAATGGCCGCCGGCGGGCAAGATGTTTGCCATCGCGCTGGTGGGTTTGCTGATACTGATTGCCGGCTACTATTTCGTCATCAGCAAAACGCTGGAAGATCTCGAGTCGCGGCGCCAGGCCGAGCAGCAGCTGCGGCAACAGTTTGTCGTCAAGTACCGACAGGCAGTCAATCTGGACGCGTACCGCGAGCAGCTGGTCCAGCTCAAGGAGAGCTTCGAGACCATGCGCCGGCAGTTGCCGGACAGCAACGAGATTGCAAACCTGTTGGTCGAGATTACCCAGGCCGGGCTGGGGCGCGGTCTCGAGTTCAAGCTGTTCCAGCCCGGCGAGGCACGTCCGGTCGGATTCTATGCGGAATTGCCCATCAGCATCGAGGTGACGGGTACCTATCATCAGCTGGCGGAGTTCGCGAGTGATGTCGCCGGTTTCCCGCGGATTGTGACCCTGCATGACCTCAGCTTGACGCCGGTTGGCAAGGATTCGAATTTGTTGGTCATGAAGGGCATGGCCAAGACTTACCAATACCAGGACGAGGACAAACCTTGA
- a CDS encoding pilus assembly protein PilP, which yields MSGGRSALLTLVCLALAGCGRSHEDLYAWMDEVRASEKVSIDPLPVLKPYEQFVYKPDDLKDPFLDTLEEQRIENVADAGAQGPRPDLDRRKEALEAYPLDALRMVGTLSRAGATWALIQAPDQTISRVGVGNYIGENYGRVTQVEPSVVQLVELVPNGTGGWMERQASVAIVEQ from the coding sequence TTGAGCGGGGGCCGTAGTGCGCTGTTGACTCTGGTCTGCCTGGCGCTGGCCGGTTGCGGCAGAAGTCATGAGGATCTGTATGCCTGGATGGATGAGGTCAGGGCTTCGGAGAAGGTGTCGATTGATCCGTTGCCGGTCCTGAAGCCCTACGAGCAGTTCGTTTACAAGCCGGACGACCTCAAAGACCCTTTCCTGGACACGCTGGAGGAACAGCGGATCGAGAATGTCGCAGACGCAGGCGCCCAGGGGCCTCGTCCCGACCTCGATCGGCGTAAGGAAGCGCTGGAGGCCTATCCCTTGGATGCGCTGCGGATGGTCGGTACGCTCAGTCGGGCAGGCGCGACCTGGGCATTGATTCAGGCGCCGGATCAAACCATCAGCCGGGTCGGGGTTGGGAATTACATTGGCGAGAACTACGGCCGTGTGACGCAGGTCGAGCCCAGCGTGGTGCAGTTGGTCGAGCTCGTTCCAAATGGCACCGGCGGCTGGATGGAGCGTCAGGCATCAGTAGCAATCGTGGAACAGTAA
- a CDS encoding type IV pilus secretin PilQ, protein MKRRHRSLFRKAVSWSAVMLPMLLLSTGLHAVTLTGIDHAPTPAGGLQLQIQADGELPSGNTFMISDPPRLVVDLPAVGSSLAQRTRQIDSGAVQSVTVVPAEGRTRLVVNLNQAVRWTTRPAGNKLLIMLEAPSSAGMAAVRAGTGAAVSSGAPRVSGVDFRRGERGEGRVVVSLSSPNVQVDTRPQGGRVVIDFKGVGLPAELSRRLDVTDFATPVTRVETRQYAGGVRMEVATTGPFEHLAYQANGLYTLEVSPVRDDPAALRNVKKAYVGEPISLNFQTIEVRAVLQLLADFTGKNLVAADTVAGNITLRLQNVPWDQALDIILTTKGLGKREDGNVMWIAPAEEIAAREQAEYEARQKLAELAPLYTEFMPVNFAKATDVAGLLKNADRKVLTERGNVTVDERTNTLIVNDTEQKLAEIRELMKVLDVPVRQVLIESRIVNASTNFSKNLGVRFGASDTRDIAGGTTAVSGTLQGTQQLINKETLTAGFGSGDPNGRLNVNMPAQRLQGVPFNPTSIGLAIAKLPFGRLLELELSALQAEGEGEIISNPRVVTSNQKEAVISQGTEFPYQEASASGATNTEFKEAVLQLKVTPQITPDDHIIMDIEVNKDALNTTATNNNGEPAIDTQKVQSQVLVNDGETIVIGGIYEQTKVNNVVRTPFFGDLPYVGMLFRNRSGSNEKKELLIFVTPKIVREGLATASP, encoded by the coding sequence ATGAAACGTCGTCATCGGTCTTTGTTCCGAAAGGCCGTCAGTTGGTCGGCGGTCATGCTGCCGATGCTGCTGCTGAGCACCGGCCTGCACGCGGTGACGCTGACCGGCATCGACCATGCGCCAACCCCGGCCGGGGGGCTGCAGTTGCAAATTCAGGCGGACGGTGAGTTACCGTCGGGCAACACTTTTATGATCAGCGATCCACCGCGCCTGGTTGTCGACCTGCCGGCGGTGGGTTCCTCGCTTGCCCAGCGTACCCGGCAGATCGACTCCGGGGCCGTGCAGAGCGTGACGGTGGTGCCGGCGGAAGGTCGCACGCGGCTGGTCGTGAACCTGAATCAGGCGGTGCGATGGACCACGCGGCCCGCTGGAAACAAGCTCCTGATAATGCTCGAGGCTCCTTCGTCCGCGGGCATGGCGGCGGTTCGCGCCGGGACCGGGGCCGCGGTGTCATCGGGCGCGCCGCGCGTCAGCGGGGTGGATTTTCGCCGCGGCGAGCGCGGTGAAGGCCGCGTCGTCGTCAGTTTGTCGTCGCCGAATGTGCAGGTGGACACCCGCCCGCAGGGTGGGCGTGTGGTCATTGATTTCAAGGGCGTTGGCCTGCCGGCCGAGCTCAGCCGCCGCCTTGACGTGACCGATTTTGCGACGCCGGTGACGCGGGTGGAAACCCGCCAGTACGCCGGGGGCGTGCGGATGGAAGTGGCCACTACCGGGCCGTTCGAGCATCTGGCCTACCAGGCGAACGGACTGTACACGCTCGAAGTCTCTCCGGTGCGTGATGACCCGGCCGCGCTGCGGAATGTGAAGAAGGCCTACGTCGGGGAGCCCATATCGCTCAATTTCCAGACCATCGAGGTGCGCGCGGTGCTGCAGTTGCTGGCCGACTTCACCGGCAAGAATCTGGTCGCTGCCGACACGGTTGCCGGAAACATCACGCTGCGCCTGCAGAACGTTCCCTGGGATCAGGCGCTCGACATCATTCTGACCACCAAGGGCCTGGGCAAGCGCGAGGACGGCAACGTCATGTGGATCGCTCCGGCCGAGGAGATCGCCGCGCGCGAGCAGGCAGAGTATGAAGCGCGCCAGAAGCTGGCAGAGCTTGCCCCGCTGTACACGGAATTCATGCCGGTCAATTTCGCCAAGGCGACGGATGTGGCGGGTTTGCTCAAGAACGCAGACCGCAAGGTCCTGACCGAGCGCGGCAACGTAACCGTCGATGAGCGCACCAATACGCTGATCGTCAACGACACCGAACAGAAATTGGCGGAGATCCGCGAGCTGATGAAGGTGCTGGACGTGCCAGTCCGGCAGGTGTTGATCGAGTCGCGCATCGTCAATGCCAGCACCAACTTCAGCAAGAATCTCGGCGTCCGCTTCGGTGCCAGCGACACCCGCGACATCGCCGGCGGGACAACGGCGGTTTCGGGCACGCTGCAGGGCACCCAGCAACTGATTAATAAGGAGACCTTGACGGCGGGATTCGGCAGTGGTGATCCGAACGGTCGACTGAACGTCAACATGCCCGCCCAGCGCTTGCAGGGCGTACCGTTCAACCCCACATCCATCGGTCTTGCCATCGCCAAGCTACCCTTCGGGCGCTTGCTGGAACTTGAACTGTCGGCGCTGCAGGCCGAGGGTGAAGGGGAAATCATCTCGAATCCGCGTGTGGTTACGTCGAACCAGAAGGAGGCCGTCATTTCGCAGGGCACGGAGTTCCCTTACCAGGAAGCGTCGGCCAGCGGCGCGACCAACACGGAGTTCAAGGAAGCCGTGTTGCAGTTGAAGGTGACGCCGCAGATCACGCCGGACGATCACATCATCATGGATATCGAGGTCAATAAGGACGCTCTCAATACCACGGCCACCAACAACAATGGTGAGCCGGCCATCGACACGCAGAAGGTGCAGTCGCAGGTGCTGGTGAACGATGGCGAGACCATCGTGATCGGCGGCATCTATGAGCAGACCAAGGTAAACAACGTGGTCCGCACGCCGTTTTTTGGCGACCTGCCCTACGTCGGAATGCTGTTTCGCAACCGAAGCGGCAGCAACGAGAAGAAGGAACTGCTGATCTTCGTGACGCCCAAGATCGTGCGCGAGGGATTGGCCACCGCCAGTCCCTAA
- the aroK gene encoding shikimate kinase AroK — MARRSIFLVGPMGAGKTTVGRRLAQSLGLEFFDSDEEIERRTGTTIPIIFEIEGEAGFRKREHQVLSDLTALSGVVLATGGGAVMLPENRELLRSRGTVVYLRTSVAEQLRRTRSSTHRPLLQADDPEQRLRDLAEMREPLYESVADIVVESPGRKVGATVKDVLDRLADAHFTTRPG; from the coding sequence ATGGCGCGGCGCAGCATTTTTCTTGTAGGCCCGATGGGGGCCGGCAAGACGACGGTCGGGCGTCGGCTGGCGCAGAGTCTTGGGCTGGAGTTCTTCGACAGTGACGAGGAAATCGAGCGTCGCACCGGCACCACGATCCCGATCATCTTCGAGATCGAGGGCGAGGCCGGTTTTCGCAAGCGCGAACATCAGGTGCTCAGCGACCTGACAGCCTTGTCCGGCGTGGTGCTGGCTACCGGTGGCGGCGCGGTGATGCTGCCGGAGAACCGGGAACTGCTGCGCAGCCGTGGTACGGTGGTGTACCTGCGAACTTCGGTCGCCGAGCAGTTGCGCCGCACGCGAAGTTCGACTCATCGCCCGCTGTTGCAGGCCGACGATCCTGAGCAGCGCCTGCGCGATCTGGCCGAGATGCGCGAGCCGCTGTACGAATCCGTGGCGGACATCGTGGTCGAGTCACCGGGCCGCAAGGTGGGCGCCACTGTCAAGGACGTTCTGGATCGTTTGGCGGATGCGCACTTTACGACTCGACCTGGCTGA
- the aroB gene encoding 3-dehydroquinate synthase — MRTLRLDLADRSYPIHIGSGLLDDAALYRPHILGRRVVVVSDSQVAGLYGTRVCAALADYRPLLLQFPPGEGSKTLETYAALADQLIEGRFDRRVALVALGGGVVGDMTGFLAATYQRGVDFIQIPTTLLAQVDSSVGGKTGVNRPGGKNLLGAFHQPRCVLADTGTLSSLPRREVAAGLAEVIKYGLIADAPFLSWIERELDTLFEGDDVALQHAIYRSCQIKAAIVAADERESGQRALLNLGHTFGHAVEAATGYGAWLHGEAVGLGMLMAADLSHRLGRLPAEAVARVAALLERAELPTQLPPDIATDTLLGYMAGDKKVQDGQLRLVALDAIGQGVIVSGVETEVLAAVIDAARASRAA, encoded by the coding sequence ATGCGCACTTTACGACTCGACCTGGCTGATCGCAGCTACCCCATTCACATCGGCTCCGGCCTGCTGGACGACGCGGCGCTGTACCGCCCGCATATCCTGGGTCGGCGGGTGGTGGTGGTCAGCGACAGTCAGGTGGCGGGGCTGTATGGGACGCGGGTGTGTGCGGCGCTGGCCGATTACCGGCCGCTGTTGCTCCAGTTCCCGCCGGGGGAGGGTTCCAAGACCCTGGAAACCTACGCCGCGCTCGCCGACCAGCTGATCGAAGGCCGTTTCGACCGGCGCGTGGCCTTGGTGGCGCTCGGTGGCGGCGTAGTCGGCGACATGACGGGCTTTCTGGCAGCCACCTACCAGCGTGGCGTCGACTTCATCCAGATACCCACCACACTGCTCGCGCAGGTGGACTCCTCGGTCGGCGGCAAGACCGGGGTCAACCGGCCGGGCGGCAAGAATCTGCTCGGTGCCTTCCATCAGCCGCGCTGCGTGCTGGCGGACACCGGCACGTTGAGCAGTTTGCCCCGACGTGAAGTGGCGGCCGGGCTTGCCGAGGTCATCAAGTACGGATTGATTGCGGACGCGCCGTTCCTGTCCTGGATCGAGCGGGAACTGGACACGCTGTTCGAGGGCGACGACGTTGCGCTGCAGCATGCCATCTACCGGTCCTGCCAGATCAAGGCCGCGATCGTCGCCGCCGACGAGCGCGAGTCCGGCCAGCGGGCGCTTTTGAACCTGGGCCACACCTTCGGGCATGCGGTGGAGGCGGCAACCGGGTATGGCGCCTGGTTGCACGGCGAGGCGGTGGGCCTGGGAATGCTGATGGCGGCCGATCTGTCGCATCGCTTGGGGCGCCTGCCTGCCGAGGCGGTTGCGCGCGTAGCAGCATTACTTGAACGTGCCGAATTGCCGACGCAACTGCCGCCCGACATAGCCACCGATACGCTGCTTGGCTACATGGCGGGCGACAAAAAAGTGCAGGACGGGCAACTGCGGCTGGTGGCGCTGGATGCGATTGGTCAGGGCGTGATCGTCAGCGGCGTCGAGACAGAGGTTCTGGCGGCCGTAATCGACGCCGCACGGGCGTCCAGGGCCGCCTGA